A single genomic interval of Musa acuminata AAA Group cultivar baxijiao chromosome BXJ3-4, Cavendish_Baxijiao_AAA, whole genome shotgun sequence harbors:
- the LOC103981666 gene encoding D-3-phosphoglycerate dehydrogenase 1, chloroplastic-like yields the protein MAAIFAPADPLSLSRRPLLPSRLPATPFLRQRRPRFVAMAEEPGEANSKPRVLVAEKLGRGGLDLLKGFADVDCAYNLSPEELRAKIALCDALIVRSGTKVGRDVFEASGGRLRVVGRAGVGIDNVDLAAATEHGCLVVNAPTANTVAAAEHGIALLTAMARNIARSDASMKSGKWERNKYVGVSLVGKTLAILGFGKVGSEVARRAKGLGLHVIAHDPYAAADRAHAVGVDLVTFDEAIARADFISLHMPLTPSTSKILNDEAFAKMKNGVRIINVARGGVIDEDALVKALDSGVVAQAALDVFTKEPPTADDKLVLHEKVTATPHLGASTVEAQEEVAIEIAEAVLGALKGELASTSVNAPMVPAEVLSELTPFVVLAEKLGRLAVQLVAGGSGVKSVKVTYTIAITRGDLDTRLLRAMITKGLIEPVSDVHVNIVNADFTAKQRGIRIAEERILLDGSPEDPIDSIQVHIANVESKFPTAASETGEITVEGRVKDGIPHLTKVGSFQVDASMEGSLILCRQVDQPGMIGTVGSILGEQNVNVSFMSVGRIAPRKHAVMAIGVDDEPTKEALKKIGDIPAIEEFVFLKL from the exons ATGGCAGCCATCTTCGCCCCTGCTgatcccctctccctctcccgccGCCCCCTCCTCCCCTCCCGCCTCCCCGCCACCCCCTTCCTCCGCCAACGCCGCCCGCGGTTCGTCGCGATGGCGGAGGAGCCCGGCGAGGCGAACTCGAAGCCCCGTGTCCTGGTCGCCGAGAAACTCGGCCGAGGCGGGCTGGACCTCCTCAAGGGCTTCGCGGACGTCGACTGCGCGTACAACCTCTCCCCCGAGGAGCTCCGTGCCAAGATCGCGCTCTGCGACGCTCTCATCGTGCGGAGCGGCACCAAGGTCGGCCGCGACGTCTTCGAGGCCTCCGGCGGTAGGCTTAGGGTCGTCGGGCGCGCCGGGGTCGGGATCGACAATGTGGACCTCGCCGCCGCCACTGAGCATGGCTGCCTCGTTGTCAACGCGCCCACCGCGAACACGGTGGCCGCTGCCGAGCATGGGATCGCTCTGCTCACCGCCATGGCCCGAAACATCGCTCGATCGGACGCCTCCATGAAATCTG GAAAATGGGAACGTAACAAATATGTTGGTGTATCACTTGTTGGTAAGACGCTTGCAATTTTGGGGTTTGGAAAAGTTGGATCAGAAGTTGCTCGTCGTGCCAAAGGACTGGGGCTGCATGTCATCGCACACGATCCATATGCTGCTGCTGATCGTGCTCATGCTGTAGGGGTGGATTTGGTGACGTTTGATGAAGCTATCGCAAGGGCAGATTTTATCTCATTGCATATGCCTCTGACTCCTTCCACTTCTAAAATTCTTAATGATGAAGCTTTTGCAAAGATGAAAAACGGAGTTAGAATTATAAATGTTGCACGTGGTGGTGTGATAGATGAAGACGCTTTAGTAAAGGCATTGGATTCTGGAGTGGTCGCACAG GCTGCTCTAGATGTGTTCACAAAAGAACCTCCAACTGCAGACGATAAGCTGGTTCTGCATGAAAAAGTTACAGCTACACCACATCTTGGTGCCAGCACTGTTGAAGCGCAG GAAGAAGTGGCAATCGAAATAGCTGAAGCTGTTCTTGGAGCTTTGAAGGGGGAGCTCGCATCTACTTCAGTAAATGCACCAATGGTTCCTGCTGAG GTTCTTTCTGAGCTTACACCATTTGTGGTCTTAGCTGAGAAGCTTGGTAGGCTAGCTGTACAACTTGTGGCTGGAGGCAGTGGTGTGAAATCAGTGAAAGTGACATACACAATCGCAATAACTCGTGGAGATCTCGACACCAGATTGCTCCGAGCCATGATCACCAAGGGTCTCATTGAGCCCGTATCAGATGTTCACGTTAATATCGTCAATGCTGATTTCACCGCTAAGCAGCGAGGCATTCGTATTGCGGAGGAGAGGATTCTCTTGGATGGTTCACCGGAGGACCCTATAGATTCCATCCAGGTCCACATTGCCAATGTGGAGTCTAAATTTCCTACAGCAGCCTCAGAGACGGGAGAAATTACAGTAGAAGGCAGGGTGAAGGATGGCATCCCCCATTTGACTAAGGTTGGATCATTCCAGGTGGATGCTAGCATGGAAGGAAGCCTGATACTGTGCAGGCAGGTCGATCAGCCCGGGATGATCGGCACCGTGGGAAGCATTTTGGGCGAGCAGAACGTGAATGTGAGCTTCATGAGCGTCGGCAGGATTGCTCCCAGGAAGCACGCAGTCATGGCTATTGGCGTCGACGACGAACCTACCAAAGAAGCTCTCAAGAAAATCGGGGACATTCCTGCCATTGAAGAGTTCGTTTTTCTCAAACTCTAA
- the LOC135583161 gene encoding F-box protein GID2-like: protein MERTVPFNAFPTSNRGGGSGEESAGGGAMKRRSIDGSDGGGDPRVAAEEEKNKKPRSDGGKAEVTAEEEEEEEVNVAELGEDLVLEVLKRADARTLGRAACVSRRWRRLAEDERLWEAVCTRDWVRVPYGERQLRSVVLALGGFRRLHSLYILPFLGTSGPRTAASSPALALPSAAATSPSPMTRRAHLQPRWGKDEVQLSLALLSIGFFEKMNPNNNHRGGGGGGGGCG, encoded by the coding sequence ATGGAGAGGACGGTCCCGTTTAATGCGTTTCCCACAAGCAATCGCGGAGGAGGAAGCGGCGAGGAATCGGCCGGAGGAGGAGCTATGAAGAGGCGTTCGATCGACGGATCTGATGGCGGCGGGGATCCCCGGGTTGCCGCTGAGGAGGAGAAGAACAAGAAACCGAGATCCGACGGAGGAAAGGCGGAAGTGActgctgaggaggaggaggaggaggaggtgaacgTGGCGGAGCTCGGAGAGGACCTGGTTCTCGAGGTGCTGAAGCGGGCGGACGCCCGGACGCTGGGGCGTGCGGCGTGCGTGAGCCGGCGGTGGCGAAGGCTGGCGGAGGACGAGCGACTCTGGGAGGCGGTGTGCACCCGGGACTGGGTCAGAGTGCCCTACGGCGAGCGGCAGCTTAGGTCGGTGGTGCTCGCCCTCGGGGGATTCCGTCGCCTCCACTCCCTCTACATCCTCCCATTCCTCGGCACCTCCGGCCCCCGCACCGCGGCCTCTTCCCCGGCTCTCGCCCTTCCTTCGGCCGCCGCCACGTCGCCGTCTCCGATGACGAGGCGGGCTCACCTCCAGCCCCGATGGGGCAAGGACGAGGTCCAACTCTCGCTCGCTCTCCTCTCCATCGGCTTCTTCGAGAAAATGAATCCTAACAACAACCaccgtggcggcggcggcggcggcggcggttgtgGATAA
- the LOC103981190 gene encoding ethylene-responsive transcription factor 3 codes for MRKGRSPAPEAAAVETRFRGVRKRPWGRFAAEIRDPWKKARVWLGTFDSAEDAARAYDAAAIALRGPKAKTNFPVSTTTTSPPPLILPTFNPSAAARLTIGHRQLPYPPPQRPTSSSHSSTVESSSGPRLPAAAGATPIHLRASHLGRQANPPPPRVLAGEGDFHSDCGSSSSVVDDDGDIASAYRLPLPFDLNVLPPPDDDFQPTVLRI; via the coding sequence ATGAGGAAAGGCCGATCTCCGGCaccggaggcggcggcggtggagacgcGTTTCCGCGGCGTTCGCAAGCGGCCGTGGGGGCGGTTCGCGGCCGAGATCCGGGACCCCTGGAAGAAGGCTCGGGTGTGGCTCGGCACCTTTGACTCGGCCGAAGACGCCGCCCGAGCATACGACGCCGCCGCCATCGCCCTCCGCGGCCCCAAGGCCAAGACCAACTTTCCCGTCTCtaccaccaccacctccccccCTCCCCTGATCCTCCCTACTTTCAACCCATCCGCCGCCGCGCGGTTGACCATTGGCCACCGCCAGCTCCCTTACCCGCCGCCTCAACGGCCGACGTCCAGCAGCCACAGCAGTACCGTGGAGTCCTCCAGCGGGCCCCGTCTGCCCGCGGCGGCTGGGGCCACGCCGATCCACCTCCGGGCGTCGCATCTCGGGAGGCAGGCAAACCCGCCGCCCCCGCGCGTCCTCGCTGGCGAGGGAGACTTTCACAGCGACTGCGGGTCGTCGTCCTCCGTCGTCGACGATGACGGAGACATCGCATCGGCTTACCGGCTGCCGCTGCCGTTCGATCTCAACGTCCTCCCACCGCCAGACGATGACTTCCAACCCACGGTTCTCCGCATCTGA
- the LOC135634611 gene encoding probable CCR4-associated factor 1 homolog 7: MAKTAEATAVEIRDVWAENLEAEFAVIREVVDDFPFVAMDTEFPGVAIRPLGDFKTVADSNYHILRANVDLLHLIQLGLTFSDADGNFPASPDSARPIVWQFNFREFDVDGDISNPDSIDLLQKSGIDFARNREHGVDANQFAELLMSSGVVLNDSVRWVTFHCAYDFGYLLKILTCRRLPDNREGFFELARTFFPVVYDIKHLMRFSNSLHGGLNKVAEQLEVDRVGICHQAGSDSLLTAQTFRKLTDKYFDGSIERYAGVMYGLDIE; encoded by the coding sequence ATGGCGAAGACCGCCGAAGCCACTGCCGTCGAGATCCGCGACGTCTGGGCCGAAAACCTCGAGGCCGAGTTTGCCGTGATCCGGGAAGTCGTCGACGACTTCCCCTTCGTCGCCATGGACACAGAGTTCCCCGGCGTCGCCATCCGTCCCCTCGGCGACTTCAAGACCGTAGCCGACAGCAACTACCACATCCTCCGTGCCAACGTCGACCTCCTCCACCTCATCCAGCTCGGGCTCACCTTCTCGGACGCCGATGGGAACTTCCCAGCCTCGCCCGATAGCGCGCGCCCCATCGTGTGGCAGTTCAACTTCAGGGAGTTCGACGTTGACGGCGACATCAGCAACCCTGACTCCATCGACCTCCTTCAGAAGTCCGGCATTGATTTCGCCAGGAATCGGGAGCACGGGGTCGATGCAAACCAGTTTGCCGAGCTCTTAATGTCGTCGGGCGTCGTTCTCAATGATTCCGTCCGCTGGGTGACCTTCCATTGTGCTTACGACTTCGGGTACCTCCTAAAGATCCTGACTTGCAGAAGGCTACCTGACAACCGGGAGGGGTTCTTTGAGCTCGCCAGGACTTTCTTCCCGGTTGTGTATGACATTAAGCACCTGATGAGGTTTTCAAACAGCCTTCATGGGGGGCTTAACAAGGTTGCCGAGCAGTTGGAGGTTGACAGGGTTGGAATCTGCCATCAGGCTGGCTCAGATAGTTTGCTTACTGCACAGACATTTAGGAAGTTGACGGACAAGTACTTTGATGGGTCAATTGAGAGATATGCTGGGGTTATGTATGGTCTCGATATTGAATGA
- the LOC103981194 gene encoding large ribosomal subunit protein uL14x/uL14z/uL14y — MSKRGRGGTAGNKFRMSLGLPVAATVNCADNTGAKNLYIISVKGIKGRLNRLPSACVGDMVMATVKKGKPDLRKKVMPAVIVRQRKPWRRKDGVYMYFEDNAGVIVNPKGEMKGSAITGPIGKECADLWPRIASAANAIV, encoded by the exons ATGTCGAAGCGAG GGCGCGGAGGGACGGCGGGGAACAAGTTCCGGATGTCACTTGGTCTGCCGGTGGCAGCGACGGTGAACTGCGCGGACAACACGGGCGCGAAGAACCTATACATCATCTCCGTCAAAGGGATCAAGGGCCGCCTCAACCGCCTGCCCTCGGCCTGCGTCGGGGACATGGTCATGGCCACCGTTAAGAAGGGGAAGCCCGATCTCCGGAAGAAGGTCATGCCCGCCGTCATTGTTCGCCAGCGCAAGCCCTGGCGCCGCAAGGATGGCGTCTACATGTACTTTGAAG ATAATGCTGGAGTTATTGTCAACCCGAAAGGAGAAATGAAAG GATCTGCTATCACAGGACCTATCGGAAAGGAGTGTGCGGACCTGTGGCCAAGGATTGCTAGTGCAGCAAATGCTATTGTGTAA